A DNA window from Leishmania panamensis strain MHOM/PA/94/PSC-1 chromosome 27 sequence contains the following coding sequences:
- a CDS encoding hypothetical protein (TriTrypDB/GeneDB-style sysID: LpmP.27.1650) codes for MAHRGRVTVDHSSDHEESVNFLDDDCGRNALQLAARGSTILATLQRLAAHIPTEFTAPSGTPYAKLIFDFSYFKHQDQIEKTIAGSTELLILDKEFYDTHMELLERFMTLFRGIYGYVTELNRYVREIQDGQHVAQTLDTVLESLDGQQLLCELYHLYGVMLLLMDHKIGGLVRERIIVSYVRYRGAGEAHTVEVAELCRATSQGASGGAAISGSPAKRAPVSPAAAGCSDGGSRHHSIEVFERIPVQKGVVARLLACIRSDDIYRMSSHYPNPEHRSAAMAPQGGLAFVLLFFCGDVLAQQLPVMKELVEKHFADNWVVHYYGGYTADLSVAWAAFPAARAALCRTLETHNVTYHLQRMCGALAHSTERVQTVLEEGVLTENYVLDNVHASLLPIITESNVVLRWFVLHGVCSASATSPPASPVHGDSDQESLRAAASAAGQAVRASFETDELLTLLLATAQLEHHVQSRFAVLLREKTARWASAKRQAVLRMKKLSHFFSEDNLLDTSVHDVELERWFAEVGARIANLHMKRHSANTTRRKLQRLVAALENIQEFAQVNQQLQVLQYVRETCADLHQMLHYMNAERRVLGRLATVTDFSYAWELLSARGYLVRELQGRIRQQPVVAAQMQALFVKLSSLLHMPCIRIDQGIAASAASVLGVDVRLERALQFTSTFYSEEVVSFLRSVLQVIPTSIFEVLNKVTYLLTNRLRECPSKLQRDEWKQWSQLETREQLCAYTADIARYAAGLLAMEETTVGVVRVNPHRLLEDGIRKELVEHITRELHSGIWFDRSKPSSVEELDKELVQLGARLRGVRNSFEYIQDFVNVQGLKIWMEEFQRIVRFTLQMECNALCPKKVYPWSSPYQSESITIPYFVPAQPKDAYSFLGHLTQHLLYLTDPRESIYFPAYGSWFTRRRLCECVGPRLFSRVADAVDCTGLACLDELLSFIATKDVQLLIQRLAESVVSLEEAQRGVTQDVWTRCMPTSATPEKETFLKDYEKLASMLEASAAAQETGIIMMRVGRIAVMRQLIAHQLRSDSKQDSSALVACVQAVNTAVVATLDSHLARDPFEARAAGASRPCAEVSEGLVCSTAPLLSSVGLTEPFATVYEAVDASGGVSLSGDNTTSGFNAGAPSHAPPATSSGVALPVAVPTKLPLPLFVLPLCVMVLLNVQQCTYSPRFDSCIPAGKNADVDPTVLAVGVASLLQQFPLEATRLLLQLLAQVMRVSILARAPAPVGKDKASAPPLVCRCADALAVWMDVLQGYLPRCPEMERTHVVPPSVLDRFV; via the coding sequence ATGGCGCATCGGGGCCGGGTCACCGTCGATCACTCCTCCGATCATGAGGAAAGCGTCAACTTCCTCGACGACGACTGTGGCCgcaacgcgctgcagctggcggcacGAGGCAGCACAATCCTTGCGACCCTGCAGCGACTGGCCGCCCACATACCGACTGAGTTTACGGCCCCGAGTGGGACACCGTACGCGAAGCTCATCTTCGACTTCAGCTACTTCAAGCACCAGGATCAGATTGAAAAGACGATCGCAGGCTCAACAGAGCTACTGATTCTGGACAAGGAATTCTATGATACGCAcatggagctgctggagaggtTCATGACGCTCTTTAGAGGCATCTATGGCTACGTAACCGAGCTGAACCGCTACGTACGCGAGATCCAAGACGGTCAGCACGTGGCCCAAACGCTGGATACAGTCCTGGAGTCCTTGGATGgtcagcagctcctctgcgAGCTGTATCACCTCTACGGCGTGATGCTGCTCCTGATGGACCACAAAATAGGCGGCCTGGTGCGAGAACGCATCATCGTGAGTTATGTGCGGTACCGAGGTGccggagaggcacacacagtGGAAGTGGCGGAGCTATGTCGAGCCACAAGTCAGGGAGCAAGTGGGGGCGCAGCTATATCCGGAAGCCCCGCCAAGCGCGCGCCGGTGTCACCAGCGGCTGCCGGTTGTAGTGATggtggcagccgccaccactcAATCGAAGTCTTTGAACGCATTCCGGTGCAGAAGGGCGTTGTTGCGCGGTTGCTGGCGTGCATCCGGTCAGACGACATCTACCGCATGTCCAGCCACTACCCGAACCCagagcaccgcagcgctgccatggCCCCGCAAGGCGGTCTCGCgtttgttcttcttttcttctgtgGTGAtgtgctggcgcagcagttGCCGGTGATGAAGGAATTGGTCGAGAAGCACTTTGCCGACAACTGGGTCGTTCACTATTACGGTGGGTACACAGCAGACTTATCTGTTGCCTGGGCGGCGTTtccagcagcacgtgcagcCCTGTGCCGCACTCTTGAGACGCACAATGTCACCTATCACTTGCAACGTATGTGTGGCGCGTTGGCACACAGCACCGAACGTGTGCAGACAGtgttggaggagggggtccTGACAGAGAACTATGTCCTGGACAATGTGCACGCGTCGCTCTTGCCCATCATCACGGAATCCaacgtggtgctgcgctggtTTGTGCTCCACGGGGTGTGCTCCGCTTCGGCGACATCGCCACCGGCGTCTCCCGTTCACGGCGACTCCGATCAAGAGAgcctgcgcgccgccgcgtcggctGCTGGGCAAGCGGTGCGCGCCAGCTTTGAGACCGACGAGCTTCTGACTCTCCTGCTGGcaacggcgcagctggagcacCACGTCCAGTCGCGCTTCGCCGTACTGCTGCGGGAGAAGACAGCGCGCTGGGCGAGTGCGAAGCGACAGGCGGTGTTGCGCATGAAGAAGTTATCGCACTTCTTCTCGGAGGACAACCTGCTCGACACGTCTGTACACGACGTAGAGCTGGAGCGGTGGTTTGCGGAAGTCGGTGCTCGTATCGCCAACCTGCACATGAAGCGGCACAGCGCGAACACGACACGGCgcaagctgcagcggctAGTGGCGGCGTTGGAGAACATACAGGAGTTCGCCCAGGTGAACCAGCAGCTTcaggtgctgcagtacgTCCGAGAGACGTGTGCTGACTTGCACCAGATGCTGCACTATATGAATGCTGAGCGCCGTGTGTTGGGTCGACTCGCTACCGTAACTGACTTCAGCTATGCATGGGAGCTGCTCTCCGCACGCGGATACCTTGTTCGCGAGCTGCAGGGTCGCATTCGGCAGCAGCCAGTTGTGGCGGCGCAGATGCAAGCACTCTTCGTGAAGCTCTCGTCACTGCTTCACATGCCGTGCATTCGTATTGATCAAGGcatcgccgccagcgcagcaagTGTTCTGGGAGTCGATGTGCGGCTTGAGCGTGCGCTGCAGTTCACCTCCACCTTTTACTCAGAGGAGGTGGTTTCGTTTCTACGAAGCGTTCTACAGGTGATTCCGACTTCCATCTTCGAGGTGCTGAACAAAGTCACGTACCTCCTCACGAACAGGTTGCGTGAGTGCCCAAgcaagctgcagcgcgatgAGTGGAAGCAGTGGAGCCAACTCGAGACGCGGGAGCAGCTCTGTGCATACACGGCCGACATAGCCCGTTATGCAGCCGGACTGCTGGCAATGGAAGAAACAACGGTGGGTGTCGTGCGCGTCAACCCGCATCGACTCCTGGAGGACGGCATACGCAAGGAGCTCGTTGAGCACATCACGCGCGAGCTGCACTCCGGCATCTGGTTTGACCGGTCCAAGCCGTCATCGGTAGAGGAACTTGACAaagagctggtgcagcttgGGGCCCGGCTGCGTGGTGTGCGGAACTCCTTTGAGTATATCCAAGACTTTGTGAACGTGCAAGGGCTGAAAATTTGGATGGAGGAGTTTCAGCGCATTGTCCGCTTCACCCTGCAGATGGAGTGCAACGCGCTCTGCCCCAAGAAGGTGTATCCGTGGAGCTCGCCCTATCAATCCGAGAGCATTACGATCCCATACTTTGTGCCGGCGCAACCCAAGGATGCGTACAGCTTTCTTGGTCACCTGACCCAGCACCTGTTGTACCTGACAGACCCCCGTGAGTCCATCTACTTTCCCGCCTACGGTTCGTGGTTCACACGGCGCCGtttgtgcgagtgtgtggggCCGCGCTTGTTTTCCCGTGTCGCGGATGCAGTGGACTGCACCGGGCTAGCCTGCCTCGACGAGCTTTTGAGCTTTATTGCCACCAAAGACGTGCAGCTACTGATCCAACGGCTTGCAGAGTCGGTGGTGTCGCTTGAGGAAGCGCAGCGTGGCGTCACACAAGACGTCTGGACGCGGTGCATGCCTACCTCCGCGACTCCGGAGAAAGAGACCTTCTTGAAAGACTATGAAAAGCTGGCCTCCATGCTTGAGGCATCGGCAGCTGCACAGGAGACTGGCATCATTATGATGCGCGTCGGACGCATCGCCGTGATGCGCCAGCTGATCGCCCACCAACTGCGCTCAGACAGCAAGCAAGACAGCTCCGCACTGGttgcgtgcgtgcaggcCGTCaacaccgccgtcgtcgcaACACTGGACAGCCATCTTGCGAGGGATCCGTTCGAGGCGAGGGCTGCCGGCGCCTCGCGACCGTGCGCAGAGGTGTCGGAGGGATTAGTgtgcagcacggcgccgctgctcagctCTGTCGGCCTCACAGAGCCGTTTGCAACGGTCTATGAGGCAGTAGACGCAAGTGGCGGTGTCTCGCTCAGTGGTGACAACACGACAAGCGGGTTTAACGCTGGTGCACCTTCACATGCGCCTCCCGCCACTAGCAGCGGCGTGGCTCTCCCTGTGGCGGTGCCGACAAAGTTGCCACTACCTCTTTTTGTGCTTCCGCTGTGtgtgatggtgctgctcaACGTCCAGCAGTGCACCTACAGCCCCCGCTTTGACAGCTGCATTCCGGCGGGGAAGAACGCCGACGTAGACCCCACCGTGCTCGCTGTCGGCGTTGCGAGTCTGCTTCAGCAATTCCCGCTAGAGGCGACACGCCTTCTCTTACAGCTACTCGCGCAGGTGATGCGAGTCTCCATCCTTGCTAGGGCCCCAGCCCCTGTGGGGAAGGACAAggcgtcggcgccgccgctggtgtgccgctgcgccgacgCGCTAGCAGTGTGGATGGATGTGCTCCAAGGCTACCTCCCGCGGTGTCCGGAGATGGAACGGACGCACGTAGTCCCGCCCAGTGTACTCGATCGCTTTGTGTAG
- a CDS encoding molybdopterin synthase sulfurylase-like protein, putative (TriTrypDB/GeneDB-style sysID: LpmP.27.1660) yields MDASSSGNALPHGAFVSAAPTLTKDTVERFGRQMLVEEIGAAHMEQIRHAHVVCVGAGGLGSTILLYLAAAGVGRLTIIDFDDVELSNLQRQVIHTTAAVGQPKALSAKASCLRLFPGAHVDAVVEALTPSNAERLLATCDVVVDGTDNVAARYLINDAAMRCGKPLVSGSAIGWDGQLSVYGYRGGPCYRCLFPQPPPPEAVGSCNDSGVMGPLPGMIGCLQALEVLKVATGVGETLSGRLFLFNGLHFTSRVVKLRGRQPRCVACSGTALADATPLADLAILARPEYVPKSCAAAYTSSPPGRSCSASEYAAHMPGAAAAAAAERCITLDVRARVQYDMAHLPHSVNVPYQSMQQWQRAGTVVTHLSEVLEKALPPQSDTHSSSTVPEVMVYVLCRRGINSLKATALIQAALEEEQAKGNRATAARLGQCVFQNVSGGLNAYHCEVDRGFPYY; encoded by the coding sequence ATGGACGCATCGTCAAGTGGCAATGCTTTGCCGCACGGCGCGTTCGTCTCTGCTGCACCGACCCTCACGAAGGACACTGTAGAGCGCTTTGGCCGGCAGATGCTAGTGGAGGAGATCGGTGCTGCTCATATGGAGCAGATCCGCCATGCCCATGTCGTGTgcgtcggcgctggcggGCTGGGCAGCACTATTCTGTTGTATCTCGCAGCGGCTGGGGTCGGACGGCTCACAATTATTGACTTTGATGACGTGGAGCTGTCGAACttgcagcggcaggtgaTTCacacgacggcagcggttgGCCAGCCAAAGGCGCTTAGTGCGAAAGCGTCGTGTCTGCGACTATTTCCAGGGGCGCATGTTGACGCAGTCGTGGAGGCTCTCACACCCTCAAATGCCGAGAGACTTTTGGCTACGTGCGACGTTGTCGTTGATGGCACGGACAACGTGGCGGCGCGCTACCTCATCAACGACGCTGCGATGCGGTGCGGTAAGCCTCTCGTTAGCGGGAGCGCCATAGGATGGGACGGGCAGCTCTCAGTCTACGGCTATCGGGGAGGCCCGTGCTATCGATGCTTGTTCCCgcagccacctcctccagaaGCGGTTGGCAGCTGCAACGACAGCGGTGTAATGGGCCCTCTGCCGGGTATGATCGGTTGCTTGCAGGCGTTGGAGGTGTTGAAAGTAGCAACAGGTGTCGGTGAGACGCTGAGTGGCCGCCTGTTTCTCTTCAACGGTCTTCACTTCACCTCGCGTGTCGTCAAGTTACGCGGGCGGCAGCCACGCTGTGTGGCCTGCAGCGGTACAGCGTTGGCGGACGCGACGCCACTCGCTGATTTAGCTATACTGGCACGCCCTGAGTACGTCCCGAAGTCGTGTGCAGCCGCCTACACGTCAAGTCCACCTGGTAGATCATGCAGTGCTTCAGAGTACGCCGCGCACATgcccggtgctgctgctgcggcggcggcggagcgctGCATCACACTcgacgtgcgcgcgcgcgtgcagtACGATATGGCGCACCTGCCGCATTCTGTAAATGTGCCGTACCAGTCgatgcagcagtggcaaCGGGCGGGCACAGTGGTGACGCACTTGTCGGAGGTGTTGGAGAAGGCACTGCCACCGCAGTCTgacacgcacagcagcagcacagtgCCAGAAGTGATGGTCTACGTGCTGTGCCGTCGCGGTATCAACTCTCTTAAGGCAACAGCCTTGATTCAGGCGGCGCTTGAGGAGGAACAGGCGAAGGGCAACagagcgacggcggctcGACTTGGCCAATGCGTCTTTCAGAAcgtcagcggcggcctcAACGCCTACCACTGCGAAGTGGACAGAGGCTTTCCCTACTACTGA
- a CDS encoding hypothetical protein (TriTrypDB/GeneDB-style sysID: LpmP.27.1680): MSRPYGKKGYTLHNRSNFSGGGILGNGNSKGAFGSGNGGRGGGSGRGGRGGGGGGGRFSPHHGGGSRSNNHSENNNSGSSGGADVMKVLLSLLFEKSYSHIFNDANGLLNLSNTRASPDLEPVQKRVDYNSVAFCKVLAEVLREKFADRIRVLQLDDNSIRQFKVFLTALADADIHRGITAISARNNHINDLSFVSGLKRYDGLNEVLLTGNPVANQKDYSTRLSRDLPRLNMIDGIAVDRALLRLPNPVNSAPPSQQQLSVLHYLEQTMFQSMASRNYDAITYLYGSQFSALSISRGPEPLPQRVPASAVLNTGDLEKQLRNQMQADFSKLRSSQDFRNLATDSAGSMRNIAKGPQEIVSKLRNMCGGDKCMSVDIEFNPNFNMVMMDQSYHTRVPVCVVTVHGKMRYLWNPIQPETLQPTFPAGKAPMISTFFDRTLALTWDSITSTWSIANDMVLMRPDRAVVHDDGTPSNPLFFANTPARIEQMRRRLMPGITPDVMAVIVNATSSDEEVKQAIMQLLMLPQDQLQAVASDAEAAKRALGL; this comes from the coding sequence ATGTCACGTCCGTATGGAAAGAAGGGCTACACCCTTCACAACCGCAGCAACTttagcggtggcggcattCTTGGCAATGGCAACAGCAAAGGTGCCTTTGGCAGCGGCAATGgcggtcgtggcggcggcagcggtcgtggcggtcgcggcggcggcgggggtggtggtcgcTTCAGCCCCCAccatggcggcggcagtcgTAGCAATAACCATAGCGAGAATaacaacagcggcagcagcggcggtgctgacgtGATGAaagtgcttctctctctcctcttcgagAAGTCGTACAGCCACATCTTCAACGACGCAAACGGCCTGCTGAACTTGTCCAACACTCGCGCCAGTCCCGACCTCGAGCCGGTGCAGAAGCGCGTAGACTACAACAGCGTCGCGTTCTGCAAGgtgctggcggaggtgcttCGCGAGAAGTTCGCCGACCGCATccgtgtgctgcagctggacgACAACAGCATCCGTCAGTTCAAGGTGTTCCTCACTGCGTTGGCAGACGCTGACATTCACCGCGGTATCACAGCCATCTCTGCGCGCAACAACCACATCAACGACCTCTCTTTCGTCAGCGGGCTGAAGCGCTACGACGGCCTCAACGAGGTTCTCCTCACTGGCAACCCCGTCGCAAACCAAAAGGACTACTCCACCCGTCTTAGCCGCGACCTACCGCGACTAAACATGATCGACGGCATCGCTGTGGACCGggctctgctgcgcctgcccaACCCGGTCAACTCAGCCCctccgtcgcagcagcagctcagcgtCCTGCATTACCTTGAGCAGACAATGTTTCAGTCCATGGCCTCACGCAACTATGACGCCATCACCTACCTGTACGGCTCTCAGTTCTCAGCACTGTCCATCAGCCGCGGCCCGGAGCCGCTGCCCCAGCGCGTGCCCGCCAGCGCGGTGCTCAACACTGGTGACctggagaagcagctgcgcaaccaGATGCAGGCCGACTTTTCCAAGCTGCGCTCGAGCCAAGATTTCCGCAACCTTGCCACGGACAGTGCGGGCTCGATGCGGAACATCGCCAAGGGCCCGCAGGAGATTGTCTCTAAGCTGCGGAACATGTGCGGCGGAGACAAATGCATGTCGGTGGATATCGAGTTCAACCCCAACTTCAACATGGTGATGATGGACCAGAGCTACCACACGCGCGTGCCTGTATGCGTGGTAACAGTGCACGGTAAGATGCGCTACCTCTGGAACCCGATCCAGCCGGAGACACTGCAGCCTACTTTCCCTGCCGGAAAGGCTCCCATGATCTCCACGTTCTTCGACCGCACCCTGGCTTTGACGTGGGACAGCATCACGAGCACGTGGTCGATCGCGAACGACATGGTGCTGATGCGCCCGGACCGCGCTGTCGTGCACGACGATGGGACCCCGAGCAAcccgctcttctttgctAACACCCCGGCGCGTATTGAGCAGATGCGCCGGCGCCTGATGCCCGGCATCACCCCCGATGTCATGGCTGTCATCGTCAACGCCACCAGCTCGGACGAAGAGGTAAAACAGGCGATTATGCAGCTGCTCATGCTGCCACAAGATCAGCTGCAAGCCGTGGCGAGTGATGCAGAGGCAGCTAAGCGTGCCCTGGGATTGTAG
- a CDS encoding hypothetical protein (TriTrypDB/GeneDB-style sysID: LpmP.27.1690) — protein MSRPYKKSKGAGGITKYNTPCKFFLRGSCSNQRCPYLHVRNQTVIRSTSHKEVAAQEGNGTVKVMSTMLKLFFEKQTQLIYNAETGMLNLSQLASYDDLSSVASSINFNTRTFCVALCTCIRELVSPPPAVLQLDRNELKGFHHLGKALEEAGLHASLRALSLAHNNITSTTIAQELKHFSNLTELSLVGNPVRESVDYKLNFKKCVPWLQGLDGESMAAPPLELPWPRFFDPKHTLTDEGSAAQGFFSSVRGYDSIQKALLHFIQSAVLNPLEMEPAPGLLTGVDAVSDVYALNATFTFSLVSTEAAVSTPSRTAGGSAASTQRDVVREIVGFRMRQTESNHNVLLGLKSTTVAVGRTSVCAKLEHVLYPKNFVVGHYIHESPDVAVLDNKGFGPNAIVGMKQPLSVITLHGVMLWRYRTTGSDADVQHASLLRDALVIKRNFTRVITVSSTEPGRWHIVNDMVTLFPFRGGSGNEGELGASNPASGGAGVSTAPLTPESILFRDVHPYDVVFSPATDPKRAALIARRYRVPAPIVTTLCSVVHSDRELAVILVDLTDIPLEVYEQCAPVVEMDPLASIFLCRIGNRFSIEPAEGVVLLQKCGLDWPAIEQAVSR, from the coding sequence ATGTCGCGGCCGtacaagaagagcaaagggGCTGGGGGGATAACCAAGTACAACACGCCATGCAAGTTCTTCCTGCGCGGCAGTTGCTCTAATCAGCGCTGCCCCTACCTACACGTCCGCAACCAGACGGTGATACGGTCCACCAGCCATAAGGAGGTTGCTGCTCAGGAAGGAAATGGCACTGTGAAGGTTATGTCGACGATGCTGAAGCTGTTTTTCGAGAAGCAAACGCAGCTCATCTACAACGCGGAAACTGGAATGCTGAATCTGTCGCAACTCGCATCCTACGACGACCTGTCCTCTGTCGCCTCCAGCATCAACTTTAACACGCGCACCTTTTGCGTAGCGTTGTGCACGTGCATTCGCGAGCTGgtctcgccgccgccggccgTTCTGCAGCTCGACCGCAATGAGCTGAAAGGCTTCCACCACCTCGGAAAAGCCCTCGAGGAGGCGGGTCTTCATGCGTCTCTGCGTGCCCTGTCGCTGGCGCACAACAATATCACGTCCACGACCATTGCACAGGAGCTGAAGCACTTTTCGAACCTGACAGAGCTGAGCCTCGTCGGCAACCCTGTCAGGGAGAGCGTCGACTACAAGCTAAATTTCAAGAAGTGTGTGCCGTGGCTCCAGGGTCTTGACGGGGAAAGTATGGCGGCCccgccgctggagctgccgTGGCCGCGATTCTTTGACCCCAAACACACGCTGACGGATgagggcagcgccgctcaaggcttcttctccagcgtaCGGGGCTACGACAGCATACAGAAGGCATTGCTGCACTTCATCCAGTCGGCAGTGCTGAACCCGCTCGAGATGGAGCCGGCCCCTGGTCTGTTAACCGGCGTGGATGCCGTATCAGACGTCTACGCGCTCAACGCGACGTTTACCTTTAGCCTGGTATCCACTGAGGCCGCCGTCTCGACGCCGAGTCGAACGGCtggtggcagtgctgcctcAACGCAGCGCGATGTGGTGCGTGAGATTGTGGGCTTCCGCATGCGTCAGACGGAGAGCAACCACAACGTGCTCCTCGGCCTCAAGTCAACGACGGTGGCAGTTGGTCGAACGAGCGTGTGCGCCAAGCTCGAGCACGTGCTGTATCCGAAGAACTTCGTTGTGGGCCACTACATCCATGAAAGTCCGGatgtggcggtgctggacaACAAAGGGTTCGGCCCCAACGCCATTGTGGGAATGAAGCAGCCGCTCTCTGTCATTACCCTGCATGGCGTGATGCTTTGGCGCTACCGCACCACCGGGTCTGACGCCGATGTGCAGCACGCTAGTCTCTTACGCGATGCCCTCGTCATAAAGCGCAACTTCACACGCGTGATCACGGTGTCGTCGACGGAGCCGGGCCGCTGGCACATCGTGAATGACATGgtcactctcttccccttccgcggcggcagcggcaatgaAGGCGAGTTGGGAGCCTCGAACCCtgcgagcggcggcgcaggtgtgAGCACCGCCCCCTTGACACCAGAGAGCATTCTCTTCCGTGACGTCCATCCGTACGACGTCGTCTTTAGCCCTGCCACGGATCCGAAGCGGGCGGCGCTTATTGCGCGGCGGTACCGCGTACCTGCCCCCATCGTAACCACTTTGTGTTCAGTCGTACACTCAGACAGAGAATTGGCTGTCATCTTGGTGGACTTGACTGACATTCCGTTGGAGGTGTACGAGCAGTGCGCCCCGGTTGTCGAGATGGATCCGCTCGCGAGCATTTTTCTTTGCCGTATCGGCAACCGCTTCAGCATTGAGCCGGCTGAGGgggttgtgctgctgcaaaAGTGCGGACTTGACTGGCCTGCCATTGAGCAGGCAGTCAGCCGGTGA
- a CDS encoding hypothetical protein (TriTrypDB/GeneDB-style sysID: LpmP.27.1700), with amino-acid sequence MSDVEMTSSHSGPRRNRATVLPPALRSAPREAEKHLSSAASMTDLTTKCRPLNDTVMRSTYADANAERGLQELPAVSPGATHRRSGIELSMDGVSLCRPRCRCLRRQMVTHLNSCSLRIPPGSVHCITSLRSMYSRCALAVLAGVDAVAHAEGAALANTYPTTALRYRRQVGYVTSLDGIILEATVSENLLFAIQLRFDADARTERKLIRKAAADALLTDYLHVRASLLCPARRYLLALAMELVAEPIVLLLEDPLPLFSLAHLQLFARMLHRLHHRNPNGTVVWSGSTIPWTLFDHIDGLTLLSADGKTFYTGHKKGVEAFLQEDLGILCVPGEDVVDIMAQMELDTAAITRALLSFRNSRYNLQLQHDLQAHRARIETNTFATLPEETRAPPHYLRMQWLLLVHALRGNVVGRTALVPWVGLLVVILLVCILVALTDGEGQGDMQNVRGVLFLLLSCSVQINSIFLKAELRNWRAFQSLKDTLHISVTPYFVATIVRLVAPRLCFALAGCSCAAVIFQEAAVVSLSIMMALTSFTHACLGLVAVYWLPRFDYLLLLNHVYYGYCVITSGFFISLTSIPRFFQFLSILRIGYGGLLATELRGRTFGCDATSPGSHMESSSNISRSASAALTPSSLCYTGQQYLDLIGLSDDSWGMSALVLLWLSFGIMITLWLSMHISSSAKLFSST; translated from the coding sequence ATGTCAGATGTGGAGATGACTAGCTCACATAGCGGACCCCGACGCAATCGCGCGACAGTCCTGCCACCGGCGCTCCGATCGGCGCCGCGAGAAGCCGAGAAGCACCTCTCGTCGGCCGCATCCATGACGGACTTGACTACCAAGTGTCGCCCATTGAACGACACGGTGATGCGGTCTACGTACGCCGACGCGAACGCGGAACGCGGCCTGCAGGAACTGCCGGCAGTCAGCCCGGGTGCCACCCACCGCCGTAGTGGAATCGAACTCTCCATGGATGGTGTGTCGCTTTGCAGGCCGAGGTGTCGGTGCCTGCGGCGCCAGATGGTGACACACCTTAACAGCTGCAGTCTGCGTATCCCCCCAGGCTCGGTGCACTGCATCACGTCCCTCCGCTCAATGTACAGCCGCTGCGCACTGGCGGTGTTGGCAGGTGTGGACGCTGTCGCCCATGCCGAaggggcggcgctggcaaACACATACCCGACGACAGCCCTCCGCTACCGCCGCCAGGTTGGATACGTGACCTCGCTGGACGGCATTATTCTGGAGGCTACCGTGTCTGAAAACCTGCTCTTCGCCATTCAACTCCGGTTCGACGCGGACGCACGGACAGAGAGGAAGCTGATTCggaaagcagcggcagatgcgcTGCTGACAGATTACTTGCACGTTCGCGCCTCTCTGCTATGTCCGGCGCGCCGGTATCTGCTGGCGCTCGCCATGGAGCTCGTGGCTGAGCCCATCGTGCTGCTCCTTGAAgaccctctcccactcttctcACTGGCCCATCTGCAGCTGTTTGCTCGCATGCTCCAtcgcctgcaccaccgcaacCCAAACGGCACCGTCGTGTGGAGCGGCTCAACGATTCCGTGGACACTCTTCGACCACATCGACGGCCTCACGCTGCTGAGCGCGGATGGCAAGACATTCTACACCGGCCACAAGAAGGGTGTGGAGGCCTTCCTGCAGGAAGACCTCGGCATCCTGTGCGTCCCTGGTGAAGACGTGGTCGATATCATGGCTCAGATGGAGCTGGATACGGCTGCCAtcacgcgcgcgctcttgtCGTTCCGGAACAGCCGGTACAatctccagctgcagcacgaccTGCAGGCGCATCGCGCCCGTATCGAGACGAACACCTTTGCCACGCTGCCCGAAGAAACACGTGCCCCGCCCCACTACCTGCGCATGCAGTGGCTCCTCCTGGTGCACGCGCTGCGCGGCAACGTGGTGGGCAGGACGGCGCTCGTGCCGTGGGTGGGACTCTTGGTTGTCATTCTGCTGGTGTGCATCCTCGTGGCGCTCACAGACGGCGAGGGACAGGGCGACATGCAAAACGTGCGTGGGGTGCTcttcctgctgctctcgtgcTCTGTTCAGATCAACTCCATTTTTCTGAAGGCAGAGCTGCGAAACTGGCGTGCGTTTCAGTCGCTCAAGGATACGCTGCACATCTCCGTCACCCCCTACTTTGTGGCCACGATTGTGCGTCTCGTTGCACCCCGTCTGTGCTTCGCTCTcgccggctgcagctgcgcagctgtcATTTTTCAGGAGGCCGCCGTCGTGTCCCTCAGCATTATGATGGCGCTCACCAGTTTCACACACGCCTGTCTTGGACTCGTGGCGGTGTATTGGCTTCCACGCTTCGACTATCTGCTGCTACTCAATCACGTCTACTACGGTTACTGCGTCATTACCAGCGGCTTTTTTATCAGCCTCACTTCGATCCCGCGGTTCTTTCAGTTTCTCTCCATTCTCCGTATCGGCTATGGTGGCTTGCTGGCGACAGAGCTGCGTGGACGCACCTTCGGCTGCGACGCCACATCTCCGGGATCACACATGGAATCTAGTAGCAACATCAGCCGTAGCGCCAGTGCCGCTCTCACCCCGTCCTCACTGTGCTACACCGGACAGCAGTACTTGGATTTGATAGGGCT